A genome region from Thermococcus gorgonarius includes the following:
- the rd gene encoding rubredoxin, with protein sequence MAKWKCIVCGYIYDEDEGDPDNGIEPGTRFEDLPDDWVCPLCGAPKDMFEKIE encoded by the coding sequence ATGGCGAAGTGGAAGTGCATAGTTTGTGGCTACATCTACGACGAAGACGAGGGCGACCCCGACAACGGGATAGAGCCCGGAACCAGGTTTGAGGACCTCCCGGACGACTGGGTCTGCCCGCTCTGTGGCGCGCCAAAGGATATGTTTGAAAAAATAGAGTGA
- a CDS encoding iron-sulfur cluster assembly protein: MKVYMPDREWPEPYKAVIEELKKITDPITGGDILDSGVVAGLEVSEDTLKIWLKFESHAEYNITGESAIAYSKIIGDIMERFALVKFDNVYVYDLANNIVGKFENKRGYTAEDVLSGAGRKK; the protein is encoded by the coding sequence ATGAAAGTTTACATGCCGGACCGCGAGTGGCCCGAGCCCTATAAAGCCGTCATTGAGGAGCTGAAAAAAATAACCGACCCCATAACGGGCGGGGATATCCTTGACTCCGGTGTTGTTGCCGGACTCGAGGTTAGCGAGGATACCCTCAAGATATGGCTCAAATTTGAGAGCCACGCGGAGTACAACATAACGGGCGAGAGCGCGATAGCATACTCCAAGATAATCGGCGACATAATGGAGCGCTTCGCCCTCGTGAAGTTCGACAACGTTTACGTTTACGACCTCGCGAACAACATTGTTGGAAAGTTCGAGAACAAGAGGGGTTATACTGCCGAGGATGTCTTATCGGGGGCCGGAAGGAAGAAGTAA
- a CDS encoding ferritin family protein: MVPPELEEGLPLERIKDFSLEELLGMAVKAEIGARKFYESLAERIDIQELKNKIEWLAGEEKKHEELLRKIYANMFPGKEIVFPKEHIGPELQPVARQLHGVEDIIDLIRWAMKAEEIAAKFYAELENMVDTEEKKRLMRYLSDMEWGHYYNLKAEYELLLDWAMYSQMMNVGP, translated from the coding sequence ATGGTTCCGCCGGAGCTTGAAGAGGGGCTTCCCCTCGAAAGGATTAAGGACTTCTCGCTTGAAGAACTGCTGGGAATGGCCGTGAAGGCCGAGATAGGTGCCAGGAAGTTTTATGAGAGCCTCGCTGAGAGGATAGACATCCAGGAACTTAAAAACAAGATAGAGTGGCTCGCCGGAGAGGAAAAGAAGCACGAGGAGCTTTTGAGAAAAATCTACGCCAACATGTTCCCGGGAAAGGAAATCGTCTTTCCCAAGGAGCACATAGGGCCGGAGCTTCAGCCGGTCGCTAGACAGCTCCATGGCGTGGAGGACATAATAGACCTCATCCGCTGGGCCATGAAGGCCGAGGAGATAGCGGCGAAGTTCTACGCCGAGCTGGAAAACATGGTCGACACCGAGGAGAAGAAGCGCCTCATGCGCTACCTCAGCGACATGGAGTGGGGCCACTACTATAACCTGAAGGCCGAGTACGAGCTCCTCCTCGACTGGGCCATGTACAGCCAGATGATGAACGTTGGGCCTTAG
- the topA gene encoding DNA topoisomerase I: protein MVTLIIAEKPNVARKIAYALAEGKPVRKTIGKVSYYEFTRDGKKIIVAPAVGHLFSLAPKTKTYGYPVFDIEWVPVYVAEKGKSYAKDYIKALATLAKKADEFVVACDYDTEGEVIGYTALKYACGVDPSKAKRMKFSALTKKDILKAWYNLEPTINFGMADAGIARHVLDWYWGVNLSRALTSAIKRASGKWMVLSTGRVQGPTLKFLVEREKEIQNFQPKHYWVIKMLLEKNGEKYTANYEKDKIWDEEEAKRIVEEAKKGPAFVEKVEVKQQQRNPPVPFDLGTLQREAYSAFGYSPKKTLDIAQKLYEKGYCLHPDSLIPTPEGIKRIKELPKEGEVFALDFDLKLSRARYRLLERDADEPMYRVVLGDRTELYLTGDHPVLVYRDDRLIFVPAEELRDDDQVVFFINRGRFRGSHKAPRLFEFILRNATSMKDYVLYEPSFGSILRERIKQAGLKVEILWRFKIKEPTYYKYLRGKMPVPIVKFLVERGVISMEELKDIFIGFSYSTSLSPVKFEFSEEFWYLYGFVLGDGHLDRKGAITISAKERVEETLRAIREVADALGVPFSYDRKYRVITLRSKSLTRLFELLGCPYGNKTEVFRIHGLVMSKPEWMASFLAGYYDADAHIGTKLTGSKKSMSPQIVLTSKNRQAIYTVKLMWQLLGVGTYLWEKKDRQGNFVAYELKVYSRDALRFYEIMRKYLRVKRQDLEKVREVAIRKRKSYSHHYSVLRVRNWIGKLKTDRAFWKKFDMSNQTARGSGISLDKLERIRDYLTDGDLRRIATGDVYILPIREIKKFHYRGKVYDLVVDEYHNFIANGVVVHNCSYPRTSSQKLPKNLNLRSIIQNLAKLPEYKPFAHELLGKEELKPVEGKKEDPAHPAIYPTGELPKPGELTKDEQNLYDLIVRRFLALFMEPAVRETMKVILNSNNHRFILSGARTVKEGWLKVYGKYVKFDEVILPPFKEGEPVNVLQIKREKKKTKPPARYSPAAVIKKMEDLGIGTKATRAQILETLYQRGYIEGKKKIKVTPLGMRVVEALEKNVPDIVSVELTRAFEEKMEEIMAGKAKKDEVIEESKKELIKILKVFKEKELDIGRMLLETTGTGITTSKDSAKGEKSKSQSEPSRGSSTQEAEKEKKTRKGELVLGKCPKCGGDLVLKYNRKTGKRFVGCSNWPKCDVTYPILQRGEVIPTGKTCCNGAPVVKIREKGREYEICLDMKCKDWKK, encoded by the coding sequence ATGGTAACGCTCATCATCGCCGAGAAGCCCAACGTTGCCAGAAAGATAGCCTACGCCTTGGCTGAAGGGAAGCCTGTGAGAAAGACGATTGGAAAGGTGAGTTACTACGAGTTCACCCGGGATGGAAAGAAAATAATCGTTGCCCCCGCTGTTGGGCATCTCTTCTCTCTGGCACCAAAAACTAAAACCTACGGTTACCCGGTCTTTGACATTGAATGGGTTCCTGTCTACGTCGCCGAAAAGGGCAAGAGCTACGCCAAAGACTACATCAAGGCTTTAGCTACGTTGGCCAAGAAGGCGGATGAATTCGTCGTTGCCTGTGACTATGATACGGAGGGAGAGGTGATAGGCTACACCGCTCTTAAATACGCCTGCGGCGTTGACCCCTCGAAGGCCAAGAGAATGAAGTTCTCGGCTTTGACAAAGAAGGACATCCTTAAGGCCTGGTACAACCTCGAGCCGACGATAAACTTCGGCATGGCCGATGCCGGGATAGCACGTCACGTCCTCGACTGGTACTGGGGCGTGAACCTTTCGAGGGCTCTGACCTCGGCGATAAAACGCGCGAGCGGAAAATGGATGGTTCTCTCAACCGGAAGGGTTCAGGGGCCGACGCTGAAGTTCCTCGTTGAAAGGGAGAAGGAAATCCAGAACTTCCAGCCAAAGCATTACTGGGTCATAAAGATGCTCCTTGAGAAGAATGGAGAGAAGTACACTGCAAACTACGAGAAAGACAAAATCTGGGACGAGGAAGAGGCCAAAAGAATAGTAGAAGAAGCAAAGAAGGGGCCCGCGTTCGTTGAAAAGGTTGAGGTAAAGCAACAACAGAGAAACCCTCCGGTGCCTTTTGACCTCGGAACCCTCCAGAGGGAGGCCTATTCAGCGTTTGGCTATTCTCCAAAGAAGACTCTAGACATTGCGCAGAAGCTGTACGAGAAGGGGTACTGTCTCCACCCTGATTCTCTCATACCTACCCCTGAGGGGATAAAGAGAATCAAAGAGCTACCGAAGGAAGGCGAGGTATTTGCCCTTGACTTCGACCTCAAACTATCGAGGGCGAGGTACAGGCTCCTTGAGAGGGATGCGGACGAGCCTATGTATAGGGTTGTCCTTGGTGATAGAACTGAGCTCTACCTCACCGGGGATCATCCGGTTCTGGTTTATCGGGATGACCGGCTGATATTCGTGCCCGCTGAGGAACTCAGGGATGATGACCAGGTTGTGTTTTTCATAAACCGTGGGAGGTTTCGGGGATCACATAAAGCTCCACGGCTCTTTGAGTTCATCCTCAGAAACGCCACGTCAATGAAAGACTACGTTCTTTACGAACCCTCTTTTGGTAGCATTTTGAGGGAAAGAATCAAGCAAGCCGGGTTAAAGGTGGAAATCCTGTGGAGGTTCAAAATCAAGGAGCCAACTTACTACAAATACCTCAGGGGCAAAATGCCAGTTCCGATAGTGAAGTTCCTCGTTGAGAGAGGCGTTATCTCCATGGAAGAGCTAAAGGATATCTTCATTGGGTTTTCCTATAGCACCTCTCTATCCCCAGTGAAATTCGAATTTAGCGAGGAGTTTTGGTACCTATATGGGTTCGTCCTCGGAGATGGCCACTTGGATAGAAAGGGTGCTATAACGATATCTGCAAAAGAACGGGTGGAAGAAACTCTAAGGGCAATCCGAGAAGTTGCCGATGCACTTGGTGTTCCCTTCTCATACGACAGGAAATATCGGGTAATAACCCTTCGCAGTAAGTCCTTGACCCGGCTCTTCGAGCTCCTTGGATGTCCCTACGGCAATAAGACTGAGGTTTTCAGGATTCATGGTTTAGTGATGTCAAAACCCGAGTGGATGGCCTCGTTCCTTGCCGGTTACTACGACGCCGATGCCCATATTGGCACGAAACTGACTGGAAGTAAAAAGTCAATGTCCCCACAGATTGTCCTGACGTCAAAGAACAGGCAGGCTATATACACTGTCAAACTCATGTGGCAACTCCTTGGGGTCGGTACATACCTCTGGGAGAAAAAGGACAGGCAGGGCAATTTTGTGGCCTACGAACTTAAGGTCTACTCGCGCGATGCGCTCCGGTTTTATGAGATTATGCGGAAATACTTGAGAGTAAAGAGACAGGACCTTGAGAAGGTTCGGGAGGTTGCAATCAGAAAAAGGAAGTCCTACTCTCACCATTACAGCGTTCTCAGGGTTAGAAACTGGATAGGAAAGTTGAAGACCGATAGGGCTTTCTGGAAAAAGTTCGACATGTCCAATCAGACGGCCCGTGGGAGTGGGATAAGCCTCGACAAGTTGGAGAGAATTAGGGACTATCTGACCGACGGAGACCTCCGCAGGATTGCAACTGGGGACGTATACATCCTTCCAATAAGGGAAATCAAAAAGTTCCACTATCGCGGTAAAGTCTACGACCTTGTCGTCGATGAGTACCACAACTTCATAGCTAACGGCGTCGTTGTCCATAACTGTTCATATCCGAGAACTTCATCCCAGAAGCTCCCAAAGAACCTCAACCTCCGCTCGATAATCCAGAACCTCGCGAAGCTTCCTGAGTACAAACCCTTCGCCCACGAGCTTTTGGGCAAAGAAGAGCTCAAACCCGTTGAGGGTAAGAAGGAAGATCCGGCCCACCCTGCCATCTACCCAACGGGTGAGTTACCTAAGCCCGGGGAGCTGACAAAGGACGAGCAAAACCTCTACGACCTCATAGTAAGGCGTTTTCTGGCCCTCTTCATGGAGCCAGCTGTCAGAGAGACGATGAAAGTCATCCTAAACTCCAACAACCACCGCTTCATCCTGAGCGGCGCGAGAACAGTCAAGGAGGGCTGGCTGAAGGTTTACGGTAAATACGTCAAGTTCGACGAGGTAATCCTCCCGCCCTTCAAGGAGGGCGAACCTGTAAACGTTCTCCAGATAAAGCGCGAGAAGAAGAAGACCAAGCCGCCAGCACGCTATTCTCCGGCGGCTGTAATAAAGAAGATGGAGGATCTGGGCATAGGGACGAAAGCAACGCGCGCCCAAATCCTTGAGACCCTCTACCAGAGGGGCTACATCGAGGGCAAGAAGAAGATAAAGGTAACCCCACTGGGAATGCGCGTTGTGGAGGCCCTTGAAAAGAACGTGCCCGACATAGTCAGCGTTGAGCTAACGAGGGCCTTTGAGGAGAAGATGGAGGAGATAATGGCCGGGAAGGCGAAAAAGGATGAAGTCATCGAGGAGAGCAAGAAAGAGCTGATAAAAATCCTAAAGGTCTTCAAAGAGAAGGAGCTCGACATAGGGAGGATGCTCCTTGAAACGACGGGAACTGGGATTACAACCTCGAAGGACTCCGCAAAGGGAGAGAAATCAAAGTCCCAGTCCGAGCCTTCGCGGGGTTCTTCAACTCAGGAGGCTGAAAAAGAGAAAAAAACACGCAAAGGAGAGCTCGTTCTCGGCAAGTGTCCGAAGTGCGGTGGCGACCTAGTGCTCAAGTACAACAGAAAAACTGGGAAGAGATTCGTCGGTTGCTCCAACTGGCCGAAGTGCGACGTGACTTACCCCATCCTCCAGCGCGGTGAAGTCATTCCCACCGGAAAGACCTGTTGCAACGGTGCCCCAGTCGTAAAAATCAGGGAGAAAGGCAGGGAGTACGAAATCTGTCTCGATATGAAGTGTAAAGATTGGAAAAAATAA
- a CDS encoding flavodoxin family protein — translation MKALVVYYSRDGHTREAARRIAEALGADIDEVIDRKNRKGILGFLRAGYDATRGKTTEIAFEKDPSEYDLVVVGSPVWNGRVTPAIRTYLLRNGEKIKKAAFFATCAGKKGKILEQMRELYGGEVIAEAVMKQNEIEEGAKEFVETLKRALHS, via the coding sequence GTGAAGGCCCTGGTGGTCTACTACTCAAGGGACGGGCACACGAGGGAGGCCGCCCGGAGGATTGCCGAAGCTCTGGGGGCGGACATTGACGAGGTCATTGACAGGAAGAACCGGAAAGGCATACTCGGCTTTCTCAGGGCCGGCTACGACGCGACCAGGGGTAAAACGACGGAAATAGCGTTCGAGAAAGACCCCTCAGAATATGACCTCGTGGTCGTTGGCAGCCCGGTGTGGAACGGCAGGGTTACACCGGCCATAAGGACTTACCTCCTCAGAAATGGGGAGAAAATAAAGAAAGCAGCCTTTTTTGCCACCTGCGCTGGGAAGAAGGGCAAAATCCTCGAACAAATGAGGGAGCTCTACGGCGGTGAGGTCATCGCCGAAGCGGTAATGAAGCAGAACGAAATTGAAGAGGGGGCAAAAGAGTTCGTTGAGACACTGAAAAGGGCCCTCCATTCCTGA
- a CDS encoding class II SORL domain-containing protein encodes MLSGTIKSGDWKGEKHVPVIEYEKEGDLVKVEVSVGKEIPHPNTPEHHIAWIQLWFHPEDGNFPILVGKVEFSNHTDPLTEPRAVFFFRTEKKGKLYALSYCNIHGLWENEVQLE; translated from the coding sequence ATGCTTAGCGGAACCATTAAAAGCGGAGACTGGAAGGGGGAGAAGCACGTCCCCGTTATAGAGTACGAGAAGGAAGGGGACCTCGTCAAGGTCGAGGTCAGCGTCGGCAAGGAGATACCACATCCGAACACCCCGGAGCACCACATTGCCTGGATACAGCTCTGGTTCCACCCCGAGGACGGCAACTTCCCGATCCTAGTTGGCAAGGTGGAGTTCAGCAACCATACCGACCCGCTCACCGAGCCGAGGGCGGTCTTCTTCTTCAGGACGGAGAAAAAAGGAAAGCTCTACGCTCTCAGCTACTGCAACATCCACGGCCTTTGGGAGAACGAGGTCCAGCTTGAGTGA
- a CDS encoding rubrerythrin family protein, producing MVVKKKMTRKFLEDAFAGESMAHMRYLIFAEQAEKEGFHNIAKLFRAIAHAEFVHAKNHFIALGNLGKTPENLQAGIDGETYEVEEMYPVFKNAAEFQGEKDAVRTTHYALEAEKIHAELYKKAKEKAEKGEEIEIKRVYICPVCGYTAVDEAPEYCPVCGVPRDKFVVFE from the coding sequence ATGGTAGTGAAGAAGAAAATGACCCGGAAGTTTTTGGAGGATGCCTTCGCCGGCGAAAGCATGGCCCACATGAGATACCTGATTTTCGCAGAGCAGGCCGAGAAGGAGGGCTTTCACAACATAGCCAAGCTCTTCAGGGCTATCGCGCACGCTGAATTCGTTCACGCGAAGAACCACTTCATAGCCCTCGGAAACCTGGGCAAGACCCCTGAGAACCTTCAGGCAGGAATAGACGGTGAGACCTACGAGGTCGAGGAAATGTACCCGGTCTTCAAGAATGCCGCCGAGTTCCAGGGCGAGAAAGACGCAGTGAGAACTACCCACTACGCCCTCGAGGCCGAGAAGATACATGCGGAGCTTTACAAGAAGGCCAAGGAGAAGGCCGAGAAGGGTGAGGAGATCGAGATAAAGAGGGTCTACATCTGCCCGGTCTGCGGCTACACAGCCGTCGACGAGGCCCCTGAGTACTGTCCTGTCTGCGGGGTCCCGAGGGACAAGTTCGTGGTCTTCGAGTGA
- the dmpI gene encoding 4-oxalocrotonate tautomerase DmpI: MPTIIVEGPRADKETKRELVKRLTEVVREVYGVHHVSVIIHENETENVGVDGELLSDILERRRGK; encoded by the coding sequence ATGCCGACCATTATAGTTGAGGGCCCAAGGGCAGATAAGGAGACGAAGAGGGAGCTTGTTAAGAGGCTCACCGAGGTTGTTAGGGAAGTTTACGGCGTCCACCACGTCAGCGTGATAATCCACGAGAACGAGACCGAGAACGTCGGCGTTGACGGGGAGCTTCTCTCCGACATTCTAGAACGGAGGCGCGGTAAGTGA
- a CDS encoding TIGR01177 family methyltransferase: protein MLYVEILGNLPEMARDEVKAMLELAGGEIAGQDYLFLKIDADEKAFPYLNRLGLAHEYGKLIVEADSIEELLEKAGEVEWPIKGTFKVDTETMANCSHDVLDLPRKLGAVIHALGFKVNLSNPKTLVRVYCGERLYAGIRLKFFDPKDFEKRKAHHRPFFRPISLHPRVSRALVNLTKAKREILDPFMGAGGVLMEAGLLGLKVYGVDIKPEMVEGAEMNLRHYGIKDYELRLGDATKLEELFPNKRFEAIATDPPYGTSATLAGRKRDELYRKALESMYNVLKPGGRLAIAFPADFDGRSEAERIGFKLLARYYQRVHKSLERYFYVFEK from the coding sequence ATGCTCTACGTCGAGATCCTTGGAAACCTGCCAGAGATGGCCAGGGACGAGGTCAAGGCTATGCTGGAGCTTGCGGGCGGAGAGATAGCTGGTCAGGACTACCTGTTTCTGAAGATAGACGCGGATGAAAAAGCCTTCCCCTACCTCAACAGACTCGGCTTAGCACACGAGTACGGGAAGCTGATCGTTGAGGCGGATTCAATCGAAGAACTCCTTGAAAAGGCGGGAGAGGTGGAGTGGCCGATCAAAGGAACCTTCAAGGTCGACACCGAGACCATGGCCAACTGCAGTCACGATGTTCTCGACCTGCCGAGGAAGCTCGGGGCAGTGATACACGCGCTGGGGTTTAAAGTGAACCTCTCAAATCCTAAAACGCTCGTGAGAGTCTACTGCGGCGAGAGGCTCTACGCTGGGATAAGGCTGAAGTTCTTCGATCCCAAGGACTTTGAAAAAAGAAAGGCCCACCACAGGCCCTTCTTCAGGCCCATCTCACTCCACCCGAGGGTCTCCAGGGCCCTGGTAAACCTCACCAAGGCAAAGAGAGAAATCCTCGACCCCTTCATGGGCGCCGGCGGGGTTCTGATGGAGGCCGGTTTGCTCGGCCTGAAGGTCTACGGCGTTGATATAAAGCCCGAGATGGTTGAAGGAGCCGAGATGAACCTCAGGCACTACGGCATCAAAGACTACGAGCTCAGGCTAGGCGATGCAACGAAGCTGGAGGAACTGTTTCCCAACAAGAGGTTTGAGGCGATAGCGACGGACCCACCCTATGGCACTTCGGCGACCCTCGCGGGAAGGAAGAGAGACGAGCTCTACAGGAAAGCCCTGGAGAGCATGTATAACGTGCTTAAACCGGGAGGAAGGCTGGCGATAGCGTTTCCGGCCGACTTCGACGGTAGAAGCGAGGCCGAAAGAATAGGATTTAAACTCCTCGCGAGGTATTACCAACGCGTCCATAAAAGCCTTGAACGGTACTTCTACGTGTTCGAAAAATGA
- a CDS encoding 6-pyruvoyl trahydropterin synthase family protein: protein MKSRVVECFKFEAAHAVIIDGQTEEIHGHTFRLEVAVEGPLRNGYVIDFLQLRAIVEEVIKKLDHRNLNALFENPTTENIALWIAEEVEKRLPEGVKLHHLRLWEGDENGVEFEF from the coding sequence ATGAAATCCCGCGTCGTCGAGTGCTTCAAATTTGAGGCGGCCCACGCCGTGATAATCGACGGCCAAACCGAGGAGATACACGGGCACACCTTCCGGCTTGAAGTAGCTGTTGAAGGCCCGCTCAGAAACGGCTACGTCATCGACTTTCTCCAGCTGAGAGCGATCGTTGAGGAAGTCATCAAGAAACTCGACCACAGAAACCTCAACGCTCTTTTTGAGAACCCGACGACGGAAAACATTGCCCTCTGGATTGCCGAGGAAGTTGAAAAGAGACTGCCGGAGGGAGTTAAGCTCCACCACCTGAGGCTCTGGGAAGGGGACGAGAACGGCGTTGAGTTCGAGTTTTAG
- a CDS encoding ZIP family metal transporter: MLEGFMSSLSSWLLSISGGSLIVVAAYAGVFVALMTTLGALVAIFANRMPKWGVDVSLSFAAGVMIVASFTSLILPAIESTGRFVPAGIGILLGVITIYAIDRFIPHEHLVKGYEGPKEFKEKLRVVWLIVLAVIIHNLPEGLAVGTSLVYNLQTGLVTAIAIGIQDFPEGAVVSLPLATLQKRRLVPIILGALSGVAEMVMVILGAVLFTIFHSLLPYGLGMAGGAMLYVTVKEMIPEIYKREENETLVTLGFFLGFYVMLFLDSMLG, encoded by the coding sequence ATGCTTGAGGGTTTCATGTCGAGCTTATCCTCATGGCTGCTTTCTATCTCAGGGGGCAGTTTGATAGTTGTTGCAGCGTATGCTGGAGTTTTCGTAGCTCTGATGACGACATTGGGTGCCCTCGTTGCTATCTTCGCCAACAGGATGCCGAAATGGGGTGTGGACGTAAGCCTCTCGTTTGCTGCAGGGGTCATGATAGTGGCGAGCTTTACAAGCCTGATCCTCCCAGCAATTGAATCAACTGGGAGGTTCGTTCCCGCAGGCATCGGTATACTCCTTGGCGTTATCACAATCTACGCAATCGACCGATTCATCCCCCATGAGCACCTGGTCAAAGGTTATGAGGGTCCCAAAGAGTTCAAGGAGAAGCTCAGAGTCGTGTGGCTTATTGTTCTGGCGGTTATAATTCACAACCTGCCCGAGGGCCTTGCCGTTGGGACTTCGTTAGTTTATAACCTTCAGACTGGATTAGTAACGGCCATTGCGATAGGAATACAGGACTTCCCCGAAGGAGCCGTGGTTTCTCTTCCGCTGGCAACTCTTCAGAAAAGGCGCCTCGTGCCGATAATTTTGGGAGCCCTAAGCGGTGTGGCGGAGATGGTAATGGTGATCCTGGGTGCAGTTTTGTTTACGATCTTCCATTCCCTCCTTCCTTACGGCCTGGGGATGGCTGGAGGGGCTATGCTCTACGTAACAGTTAAGGAGATGATCCCAGAGATCTACAAAAGAGAAGAAAATGAGACCCTGGTTACTCTGGGCTTTTTCCTCGGCTTTTACGTGATGCTCTTCCTCGACTCGATGTTGGGGTGA
- a CDS encoding 7-carboxy-7-deazaguanine synthase QueE, with protein sequence MKLIMAEVFNSWQGEGGSVEGSAFGRRQIFVRFAGCDLHCIWCDSREYIDASRVSRWRYEVEPFTGKFEYRPNPASLDEVVDAILRLDTGDIHSISYTGGEPTLQVRPLKALMERMKELGFDNFLETHGGLPELVKEIAPLTDYASVDIKDETAKATEDWKGLVLREVESIKILKEAGAKTYAKLVVTSRTKVENVRWYAELLKGLAPLVIQPKEPIEISQRQLMELYREAAKIMGRKNVGLSFQVHKYLNVL encoded by the coding sequence GTGAAGCTCATAATGGCCGAGGTCTTCAACAGCTGGCAGGGTGAAGGCGGGAGCGTTGAGGGAAGTGCGTTCGGCAGGAGGCAGATCTTCGTCCGCTTCGCCGGCTGTGACCTTCACTGCATTTGGTGTGATTCAAGGGAGTACATAGACGCCTCCCGCGTCTCGCGCTGGCGCTACGAGGTGGAACCCTTTACCGGGAAGTTTGAGTACCGACCAAATCCCGCTTCGCTTGATGAGGTTGTCGATGCCATTTTGAGGCTCGATACAGGTGATATACACTCGATAAGCTACACCGGCGGCGAGCCGACACTTCAGGTGAGGCCACTTAAGGCCCTGATGGAGCGCATGAAGGAGCTCGGCTTCGACAACTTCCTTGAAACCCACGGCGGCCTTCCGGAGCTTGTTAAAGAGATCGCTCCTCTCACCGATTACGCGAGCGTGGACATAAAGGACGAGACTGCTAAAGCAACGGAGGACTGGAAGGGCCTCGTTCTTAGAGAGGTTGAGAGCATAAAGATTTTGAAGGAAGCCGGCGCGAAGACCTACGCCAAGCTCGTCGTCACCTCCAGGACAAAGGTCGAAAACGTCCGCTGGTATGCTGAATTGCTGAAAGGCCTGGCCCCGCTCGTTATTCAGCCGAAGGAGCCGATTGAGATATCCCAAAGACAGCTTATGGAACTCTATCGAGAAGCCGCCAAAATAATGGGAAGGAAGAACGTCGGGCTTAGCTTCCAGGTTCATAAATACCTGAACGTGCTGTGA
- a CDS encoding DUF192 domain-containing protein, translating to MIINETKGKEWPGTVKVADSFLKRFRGLMMVKNIGYALVFYLPSETRVNAAIHTFFMLEEIDVIWLDSSRKVVDFRKAKKWRLYSPKNPARYIIEGPVGLIKVLDVEEGDLISWYPTGKKRKAVPVKSLIPGKIDLSGSGNGATMIESVKEVKVNSLRQEERLMAEINPRSPDCHV from the coding sequence ATGATAATAAACGAAACCAAGGGAAAGGAATGGCCAGGAACAGTTAAGGTTGCGGACAGCTTTCTCAAGCGCTTTCGAGGATTAATGATGGTAAAAAACATCGGGTATGCCCTTGTATTTTATCTGCCATCCGAGACAAGAGTAAATGCGGCAATTCACACCTTTTTTATGCTGGAAGAGATAGACGTAATTTGGCTGGATTCTTCTAGAAAAGTCGTGGACTTTAGGAAAGCAAAGAAATGGCGCCTGTATTCACCCAAAAACCCTGCAAGATATATTATTGAAGGCCCCGTTGGGCTTATAAAGGTCCTCGACGTTGAGGAAGGCGATTTAATAAGCTGGTATCCAACCGGGAAAAAGAGAAAGGCAGTTCCAGTTAAGTCTCTGATTCCGGGGAAGATTGACCTGAGCGGATCAGGCAACGGCGCGACCATGATTGAAAGCGTGAAGGAAGTTAAAGTCAATTCACTTCGGCAAGAAGAGAGGTTAATGGCCGAGATAAATCCGAGGTCTCCGGATTGCCACGTTTAA